The following proteins are encoded in a genomic region of Dyadobacter sp. UC 10:
- a CDS encoding SusC/RagA family TonB-linked outer membrane protein: MMNLSSRLLLQHDPADPDKGFRGKKLATNRSHMLTMLFALLSITCLQAQDVNVTGKVTDPKTGGLPGVTITVKGTTKGTNSDAEGNYQITVSGNSTLTFSAIGYETKDVPVGNKSVVDVVLTEDIKALEEVVVVGYGTVRKKDATGAVAALGSKDFQKGIVTSPEQLMQGRVAGVQISQSSGEPGGGINVRIRGTTSVRGGNNPLFVIDGVPLSGDDVSGGGDAAGVGRQPAKNPLNFLNPDDIASMDILKDASATAIYGSRGANGVVLITTKKGKGKGTLDYGYSLGVSNITKRYDLLSADEYRAAGGQDQGGSTDWQDELFRTAYTNQHNLAYGGGDASGNYRFSLGYLNQQGIVQKSGIKRYSVGFSGAKKFIQDRLNIGSNLNFANTLDSGVPISENSGFSGDLLGGILKTNPTLPIYRTVDGKQLYNQPGLTEPNPLAFVNLSRDNTNTLRAIGNVNAELEIVKGLKFKTILGFDKSMSSRKSVYSGDLLIAGVAQQTTDLVTYPSGILPQGRVYIRDIETNNQLMENYFTYDKEFGKTSLNALLGYSYQSFETSSKNLAAHNFNTTDMDLMVNNLASVKNPGPGVIAQNSTAIKDELQSFFGRVNLGFADKYLITGTLRVDGSSKFGGNNKYGYFPSAAFKWKLIEEDFAPKDAFDDLAIRLGYGITGNQSIPHNLYDQRKRYNDWNYDDNGNINGGAYADVAYRNFDLKWETTKAFNAGIDFAILKNRLSGSIDFYEKHTSDLLFNIVAAQPASNTFQWDNLDTDILNRGVELSLNGIIVDEKDFGWDVAFNMAYNKNLVKDLKGVYDTGEINGQGLSGAFAQRISAGQPLFAFFLRDFVGFDEAGNNVIPETGDVQRFQDGKSPLPTVTGGLTNTFRYKNFDMNLFFNGVFGSYIYSNTANAFFTAGSFANGRNVTKDVITNGEGPVNNPDVSTRFLEKGNFVRLQNFTLGYRLPTGNNKIFSALRIYVTGQNLLTFTKYSGQDPEVSTNKSLNGIPSFGIDYTAYPRARTWTFGANISF; the protein is encoded by the coding sequence ATGATGAATTTATCCAGTCGTTTACTTCTTCAACACGATCCTGCTGATCCTGACAAAGGGTTCAGAGGAAAAAAATTAGCGACAAATAGGTCACATATGCTGACTATGTTGTTTGCGCTTCTGAGCATAACCTGTTTACAGGCACAGGATGTCAATGTAACTGGTAAAGTGACGGACCCTAAAACAGGAGGTCTTCCAGGCGTCACAATCACTGTCAAAGGAACAACAAAAGGTACCAATTCGGATGCCGAAGGAAACTACCAAATCACTGTTTCAGGCAACTCTACCCTGACGTTCAGTGCAATTGGTTACGAAACGAAAGATGTTCCGGTTGGGAATAAGTCGGTTGTCGATGTTGTGCTTACCGAGGATATAAAAGCCCTCGAAGAGGTAGTTGTAGTCGGCTATGGAACCGTAAGAAAGAAAGATGCGACAGGTGCGGTAGCTGCGCTTGGGTCAAAGGATTTCCAGAAAGGTATTGTGACTTCTCCTGAACAACTCATGCAGGGCCGTGTAGCGGGCGTGCAGATTTCGCAGTCAAGCGGCGAACCTGGTGGAGGGATTAACGTGCGGATCAGAGGTACAACTTCGGTGCGAGGCGGCAATAACCCGCTTTTTGTAATTGACGGCGTTCCTTTGAGCGGAGACGATGTTTCAGGTGGTGGCGACGCGGCCGGGGTCGGCAGACAGCCTGCAAAAAACCCGTTGAACTTTTTAAATCCCGACGATATCGCTAGCATGGATATCTTGAAAGATGCCTCTGCTACGGCCATCTACGGTTCCCGTGGTGCCAACGGGGTCGTATTGATCACAACAAAAAAAGGAAAAGGAAAGGGAACCCTGGATTATGGATATTCATTGGGGGTCAGCAATATTACAAAAAGGTATGATTTGCTGTCGGCAGACGAATATCGGGCCGCTGGCGGACAAGATCAGGGTGGTTCGACTGACTGGCAGGATGAGTTATTTAGAACTGCTTATACTAACCAGCATAACCTGGCCTATGGTGGTGGCGACGCTTCCGGAAACTATCGGTTTTCTTTGGGGTATCTGAATCAGCAGGGAATTGTCCAAAAATCGGGTATCAAACGATATAGTGTAGGCTTCAGCGGAGCGAAGAAATTTATACAGGACAGGTTGAATATTGGCAGTAACCTGAATTTTGCCAATACCCTCGACAGCGGCGTTCCTATTTCAGAAAACTCCGGATTTTCAGGCGACTTGTTAGGTGGTATTCTTAAAACGAACCCTACTTTACCAATTTACAGGACAGTCGATGGAAAGCAACTTTATAATCAACCGGGCTTAACCGAACCAAACCCACTGGCGTTTGTCAATCTGTCGAGAGATAACACCAATACGTTACGCGCAATCGGTAATGTGAATGCTGAGCTTGAGATTGTAAAAGGTTTGAAATTCAAGACTATTCTGGGTTTTGACAAATCGATGTCCAGCCGCAAATCGGTTTATTCAGGAGATCTGCTGATCGCCGGTGTTGCACAGCAAACCACTGATCTTGTAACATATCCGTCTGGAATCCTGCCACAGGGACGCGTTTATATACGTGACATAGAAACCAACAACCAGTTGATGGAAAACTATTTTACGTACGATAAAGAGTTCGGAAAAACATCCCTAAATGCTTTGCTTGGGTATTCTTACCAGAGTTTTGAAACATCTTCGAAAAATCTGGCTGCTCATAATTTTAACACAACGGATATGGATTTGATGGTAAATAACCTCGCATCCGTTAAGAATCCTGGTCCGGGTGTAATCGCTCAGAACTCAACTGCGATTAAAGATGAGCTGCAATCGTTTTTTGGTCGGGTAAACCTGGGATTTGCTGACAAATATTTGATTACAGGAACCTTGCGTGTCGACGGCTCATCCAAGTTTGGGGGTAATAATAAATATGGATATTTTCCTTCTGCGGCGTTCAAATGGAAGCTGATCGAGGAAGATTTTGCTCCTAAAGACGCATTTGATGATCTGGCCATTCGTCTGGGTTACGGTATTACAGGTAACCAGTCAATTCCTCATAATCTGTATGATCAGAGAAAAAGGTACAACGATTGGAATTATGACGATAACGGGAACATTAATGGCGGGGCGTACGCGGATGTTGCATACAGAAACTTTGACCTGAAATGGGAAACAACCAAAGCATTCAATGCTGGTATTGATTTCGCAATTTTGAAAAACAGGCTGTCCGGTAGCATCGATTTTTACGAAAAGCATACAAGCGACTTGCTGTTTAACATTGTCGCAGCGCAGCCTGCATCCAATACTTTCCAGTGGGACAACCTGGATACAGATATCCTAAACAGAGGTGTTGAATTGAGTTTGAACGGAATTATTGTAGATGAGAAAGATTTTGGTTGGGATGTTGCATTCAATATGGCTTACAATAAAAATCTCGTCAAAGACCTGAAAGGGGTTTATGATACAGGTGAAATCAATGGACAGGGTTTATCGGGAGCTTTCGCACAACGTATTTCGGCAGGGCAACCTTTGTTTGCATTTTTCCTGAGAGATTTCGTTGGTTTTGATGAAGCTGGAAATAATGTTATTCCTGAAACGGGTGATGTGCAAAGATTCCAGGACGGAAAGAGTCCACTTCCAACAGTAACCGGAGGTTTGACGAACACATTCCGTTACAAGAATTTTGACATGAACCTTTTCTTCAACGGGGTTTTTGGAAGCTATATCTATTCAAATACAGCCAACGCATTTTTCACAGCAGGTTCATTCGCCAATGGGCGCAACGTTACGAAAGACGTTATTACAAATGGAGAGGGACCAGTTAACAATCCTGATGTGTCAACAAGATTTTTAGAAAAGGGGAATTTTGTACGGCTTCAGAACTTTACATTGGGATATCGACTGCCAACCGGCAATAATAAAATATTCTCCGCGCTGAGAATTTATGTTACGGGACAGAATTTGCTGACTTTTACCAAGTATAGTGGCCAGGATCCGGAAGTAAGTACCAACAAGTCTCTCAACGGGATTCCTTCATTTGGAATTGACTATACGGCTTATCCAAGAGCGAGAACATGGACATTTGGAGCGAATATCTCTTTTTAA
- a CDS encoding FAD-binding and (Fe-S)-binding domain-containing protein gives MTPSSPVSTDQLSSFSKQLEGELHYDNTMRTLYATDASAYREMPLAVAIPRSLGDIKALISFATANRISLIPRTAGTSLAGQVVGNGIVVDVSRNFSKIIEINAEEKWVRVEPGVVRDELNMALKPYGLYFGPETSTANRAMIGGMVGNNSCGSNSIVYGSTREHTLEVKAILADGSDAVFTNIKTKDFQTMLQSASQKNGSASLFDKIYLKTNEILVSPENQAEIRKNFPKPSVERRNTGYALDMLLNMEPYQAGLAENEPAKEFNMCSLIAGSEGTLCFLTEIKLNLVPLPPKTQGLVCVHCFTIDEALRATILTLKYQPHAVELIDDYVLECAATNAEQKKNAFFVKNKPDGKFPAILVVDLSRETKEEVEQLAATMEQELREAGIGFHYPLLFGDDTKKIWTLRKAGLGLLANIPGDEKAVAVIEDTAIDVYDQPEYIRDFNAILKKHGMSAVHYAHAGSGELHLRPIINLKTSEGHRQFRMIAEEIADLVKRYDGSLSGEHGDGRLRGEFIPKMVGKHNYQLFKDIKKTWDPNNIFNPGKIVDTAPMDTFLRYEADQKTPEFKTYFRFHDQDILQHAEQCNGSGDCRKTQLSGGTMCPSFMATRNEKDTTRARANILREMLTRSPKENRFDNQEIKEVYDLCLACKGCKGECPSNVDVAKLKMEFLQQYHDVHGVPLRSWLVGNFSKMTGLASYVPWAYNLIFKNKPLRRIANQVVGFHPDRTMPLLHDTTLKKWYDKRRKNAAAHSKKVYLFCDEFTNYNDVEIGKKTILTLEKLGYEVIIPNHGPSGRPQLSKGLLKDAKKIAEENIRLLKDIISYDTPLVGIEPSAILTFRDEYPDLVSAELLEDAKKLAQNALQFDEFVSREIELKNISKDQFTKEKRLIKLHGHCQQKAISSMIPTKKMLSLPENYTVQLIPSGCCGMAGSFGYEKEHYDISMQIGELVLFPAVRQQPAEVIIAAPGTSCRHQIHDGTGRKAMHPAEILFEALEIAP, from the coding sequence ATGACACCGTCTTCTCCCGTTTCCACTGATCAGTTAAGTTCCTTTTCAAAACAGCTTGAAGGCGAATTGCATTACGATAATACCATGCGTACGCTCTACGCGACCGACGCCTCGGCTTATCGTGAAATGCCTCTCGCGGTTGCTATTCCCAGGTCGTTGGGAGATATAAAAGCCTTGATTTCGTTCGCGACGGCAAACAGGATTTCGCTGATCCCGAGAACAGCCGGGACCTCGCTCGCCGGGCAGGTTGTCGGCAACGGAATCGTAGTGGACGTTTCGCGGAATTTTAGTAAAATCATTGAAATCAATGCAGAAGAAAAATGGGTGCGGGTCGAGCCGGGAGTTGTGCGCGATGAGCTGAACATGGCGCTGAAACCTTACGGACTTTACTTCGGCCCCGAAACATCGACTGCCAACCGGGCAATGATCGGCGGGATGGTGGGAAATAATTCCTGCGGCTCCAATTCAATCGTTTATGGAAGTACAAGGGAGCATACACTGGAAGTCAAAGCAATTCTCGCTGACGGTTCTGATGCCGTTTTCACGAATATCAAAACAAAAGATTTTCAAACAATGCTGCAAAGCGCCTCTCAGAAGAATGGCAGCGCTTCGCTTTTTGATAAAATTTATCTTAAAACCAATGAAATACTGGTCTCTCCTGAAAACCAGGCTGAAATCAGAAAAAATTTCCCCAAACCATCGGTAGAACGACGAAATACAGGCTACGCGCTGGATATGCTCCTGAACATGGAGCCTTACCAGGCAGGGCTGGCCGAAAATGAGCCGGCTAAGGAGTTTAATATGTGCAGCCTGATTGCCGGGTCAGAGGGGACTTTGTGTTTTCTGACAGAGATCAAGCTTAACCTCGTACCGCTTCCACCCAAAACACAGGGGCTGGTTTGCGTGCATTGTTTTACAATTGACGAGGCGCTGAGAGCTACTATTCTGACGCTGAAATACCAGCCGCACGCCGTGGAATTAATCGACGATTATGTGCTGGAATGCGCCGCCACCAATGCGGAGCAGAAGAAAAATGCATTTTTTGTAAAAAATAAACCCGACGGAAAGTTTCCGGCGATCCTCGTGGTCGACCTTTCCAGGGAGACGAAAGAAGAAGTCGAGCAACTTGCTGCAACCATGGAGCAGGAATTGCGGGAAGCGGGTATCGGTTTTCATTACCCTTTGCTTTTTGGTGATGATACTAAAAAGATATGGACGCTTCGCAAGGCCGGCCTCGGTTTGCTGGCAAACATTCCGGGTGATGAAAAAGCAGTGGCTGTGATTGAAGACACCGCAATCGACGTGTACGACCAGCCGGAGTATATCCGCGATTTCAATGCCATTTTGAAAAAACACGGGATGTCCGCTGTGCATTATGCACACGCAGGCTCGGGAGAGCTGCATTTGCGTCCGATCATCAACCTTAAAACCAGTGAGGGACACCGGCAATTCAGGATGATCGCTGAGGAAATTGCGGATCTGGTAAAAAGATATGACGGCTCGCTTTCCGGAGAGCATGGAGACGGAAGACTGAGAGGGGAATTTATCCCTAAAATGGTGGGCAAACACAATTATCAGCTTTTCAAGGATATCAAGAAAACCTGGGACCCGAACAATATATTCAATCCCGGAAAAATCGTCGATACAGCGCCGATGGACACTTTTCTGCGGTATGAGGCGGATCAGAAAACCCCGGAGTTCAAGACCTACTTCCGCTTCCACGACCAGGACATTTTACAACACGCCGAGCAATGCAACGGTTCGGGCGACTGCCGTAAAACCCAGCTGAGCGGAGGTACCATGTGCCCCAGCTTCATGGCGACCCGGAACGAAAAAGATACTACGCGTGCACGCGCCAATATCCTGCGCGAAATGCTGACAAGATCGCCGAAAGAAAACCGCTTTGACAATCAGGAGATTAAAGAGGTTTACGATCTTTGTCTGGCTTGTAAAGGCTGCAAAGGCGAATGTCCTTCTAACGTCGATGTTGCAAAGTTGAAAATGGAGTTTTTGCAACAGTATCACGACGTACACGGGGTGCCGTTACGGTCGTGGCTGGTCGGTAATTTTTCAAAAATGACCGGCCTGGCCAGCTATGTTCCCTGGGCTTATAACCTGATATTTAAAAATAAGCCGCTGCGGAGAATAGCCAATCAGGTCGTCGGCTTTCACCCCGACCGCACGATGCCGCTTTTGCATGATACTACGCTTAAAAAATGGTATGATAAGCGAAGGAAAAATGCTGCTGCCCACTCTAAAAAGGTATATCTCTTCTGCGATGAGTTCACCAATTATAATGACGTCGAGATAGGGAAGAAAACTATTTTAACCCTGGAAAAGCTTGGTTATGAGGTTATTATTCCAAATCATGGACCTTCCGGAAGACCACAGTTATCAAAAGGGCTTTTGAAGGATGCAAAAAAGATCGCTGAGGAAAATATTCGTTTGCTAAAGGACATCATATCCTACGACACGCCGCTTGTCGGCATTGAACCTTCGGCGATATTAACTTTCCGCGATGAATATCCTGATCTGGTCAGCGCCGAGCTGCTGGAAGATGCTAAAAAACTAGCCCAGAATGCATTACAATTTGACGAATTTGTCTCGCGCGAAATCGAGCTGAAAAATATTTCAAAAGATCAGTTCACAAAGGAAAAAAGACTCATCAAATTACACGGGCACTGTCAGCAGAAAGCGATTTCGAGCATGATACCGACAAAAAAAATGCTTTCACTTCCTGAAAACTACACCGTGCAGCTCATTCCTTCGGGGTGCTGCGGAATGGCGGGGTCGTTTGGGTACGAAAAAGAGCATTATGACATTTCTATGCAAATCGGCGAGCTGGTGCTTTTTCCGGCCGTACGCCAGCAACCAGCAGAAGTGATCATTGCGGCGCCGGGTACGAGCTGCCGCCACCAGATCCACGACGGAACAGGCAGAAAAGCAATGCACCCGGCGGAGATTTTGTTTGAGGCGCTGGAAATTGCTCCCTAA
- a CDS encoding DUF1016 N-terminal domain-containing protein, with amino-acid sequence MKQSRKTDMGIDSFQREFIADIKEKVRAAQYEALKSVNLKLITLYWEIGKSVAEKQSESWGKAIVPALSRELQKEFPKTGGFSTTNIWYMVQLYTDYQKDINLQPLVGEISWSKHVVILSKSKNSLERQFYILSTKKFGWTKNVLINQIENKTYERFLLNQTTFQQPITTNIDELAQSVIKDSYTFDFLNLADKHSENELEQGLIKNVKSFYWKWDTTIPLWVVNIGFKSATVIIGLIYSFIIASSNP; translated from the coding sequence GTGAAACAATCGAGAAAAACGGATATGGGCATTGACAGCTTTCAGCGGGAATTTATAGCTGATATCAAAGAAAAGGTCAGAGCAGCGCAATATGAGGCGCTGAAAAGTGTAAATCTTAAACTGATCACGCTTTACTGGGAAATTGGGAAGTCCGTGGCCGAAAAGCAAAGTGAAAGCTGGGGCAAAGCCATAGTACCGGCATTGTCTCGGGAATTGCAAAAAGAGTTTCCAAAAACCGGCGGCTTTTCGACTACAAATATCTGGTATATGGTACAGCTATATACTGATTACCAAAAAGATATAAATCTCCAACCACTGGTTGGAGAAATTAGCTGGAGCAAGCATGTTGTCATTCTTTCCAAGTCTAAGAACAGCCTGGAAAGACAATTTTATATCCTCTCCACCAAAAAATTTGGCTGGACGAAAAATGTTCTCATCAACCAGATAGAGAACAAAACCTACGAGCGGTTTCTGCTGAATCAAACGACTTTCCAGCAGCCTATTACGACAAATATCGATGAGCTGGCACAAAGTGTTATCAAAGACAGCTATACATTTGATTTTCTCAATCTTGCCGACAAGCATTCTGAAAATGAGCTCGAACAAGGATTGATTAAGAACGTCAAGAGTTTCTATTGGAAATGGGACACAACTATACCTTTATGGGTAGTCAATATCGGATTCAAGTCAGCGACCGTGATTATTGGGTTGATTTACTCCTTTATCATCGCAAGCTCCAATCCCTGA
- a CDS encoding PDDEXK nuclease domain-containing protein — protein sequence MGSQYRIQVSDRDYWVDLLLYHRKLQSLIAIDLKIGDFEPEHKGKMEFYLAVLNEKVKLPHENEAIGIIICKSKDRTIVEYSLKNSGLPIGVATYHTSKFLPEKYQELLPTEDEIARKLRSLF from the coding sequence ATGGGTAGTCAATATCGGATTCAAGTCAGCGACCGTGATTATTGGGTTGATTTACTCCTTTATCATCGCAAGCTCCAATCCCTGATCGCTATCGACCTGAAAATCGGAGATTTTGAACCTGAGCACAAAGGCAAAATGGAATTCTATCTGGCGGTACTAAATGAAAAGGTTAAACTGCCGCATGAAAATGAGGCTATTGGAATTATCATTTGTAAAAGCAAAGACAGGACTATTGTAGAATATTCGCTTAAAAATAGCGGCCTACCCATTGGTGTTGCAACTTATCATACCTCGAAATTCTTACCGGAAAAATATCAGGAATTGCTGCCAACCGAAGACGAGATAGCCAGAAAACTCAGAAGCTTATTTTAA
- a CDS encoding DUF5686 and carboxypeptidase regulatory-like domain-containing protein, with amino-acid sequence MLKNYCATLLLIFFAANPAFSQTAQPATGIKGIIKNKNGDPLPFAGILVKGTNISTISNEEGRYQLDLKPGYYEVIFQYLGFKTGMKPFTVESGMQTFDLTMEEQALNLGEVRIGSKGEDPAYTIMRRAIAKSRYHLLQVDSYTAKAYSKSSIVITDLPMEFLYKKELKEIEKETNFKKGVPILNESVSIVTFRQPNSYKQKVIASRNSQGKDFANPNAYLLASFYQPEVVKAVSPLSPRAFAYYKFEYQGSFRENGIEVNKIKVTPRSWGEGVYRGTIHIIENEWSIYSLDLQTVNTGFTIDIKQVYSPVQDVWMPVNQQFHIRGGIYGLKGKGDFVISQSFSNVKINPTFRPDIVVVDSKKEKDEAKKVKLSNREIKTQKLEEVVSKQKEFSAKNLRKLMKEYEKQDLKEKEEKGEDIDLNFTRKDSTEIDTMASSRTMAFWDSIRTVPLTNAEVKSYTRLDSIIVMKSGTEEQKDSLKTAKSDTTKSNKKGGGGGSGFIGDIFTGTSFGLGKKSPWRLDYVSPILGAQINTVEGLALHGGGFKLRYKVGNLKKNMEGVEIKENGSVKRISSRAGQQLSLNALTRYSFARQKLMVFGGVDYGWKRMSINLSGGQTVSQFNGEHPMHPLLNTFTTLFLERNFIKIYEKDFVRLDFKTNRENEHFELKANIEFADRRPLQNVRDMNPYSWIDWNRHAFTSNIPFNAENADESGTTSFEMNPHQAFTIGISAAYKPWQKYRIKGGKTTFYDDDSPILSINYRKGISTIFGSDVDYDFVQIGIQHGFKTGVRSKLSYKLAAGKFLNDNAVRFPDYQHFAGNRFFFQFGDPVSTFRMLDYYRYSTATQFAEAHVLSEFRKFLLTQISWFRIMGIKENFFLHYLATPSSNNYTELGYGLDVGIRFPFRIEVANSFEGFKYKNTVFRIGTTMNINLGRN; translated from the coding sequence ATGCTCAAAAATTACTGCGCTACCTTATTACTGATATTTTTTGCGGCCAATCCGGCTTTTTCTCAAACTGCCCAGCCAGCGACTGGCATTAAAGGTATTATCAAGAACAAAAACGGCGATCCGCTTCCATTTGCCGGAATTTTGGTAAAGGGAACCAATATCAGTACCATTTCAAACGAAGAAGGCCGGTACCAGCTTGATTTGAAACCGGGGTATTATGAAGTGATCTTCCAATATCTCGGATTTAAAACGGGTATGAAACCTTTCACAGTGGAAAGTGGAATGCAGACTTTTGACCTGACCATGGAAGAGCAGGCGCTGAACCTGGGCGAAGTGCGGATTGGCAGCAAAGGCGAGGATCCAGCCTACACGATTATGCGCCGCGCTATCGCGAAAAGCCGCTACCATTTGTTGCAGGTGGACAGTTACACTGCGAAAGCCTATTCCAAATCTTCCATCGTAATCACAGACCTGCCGATGGAATTTCTATATAAAAAGGAATTAAAGGAAATTGAAAAAGAAACCAACTTCAAGAAGGGAGTGCCAATTTTGAATGAGAGTGTTTCGATCGTTACTTTCCGGCAGCCCAATTCTTATAAACAGAAAGTAATTGCTTCCAGAAACAGCCAGGGTAAGGATTTTGCAAATCCAAATGCATACCTGCTCGCCAGCTTTTATCAACCCGAAGTAGTAAAAGCTGTTTCCCCACTATCACCGCGCGCATTCGCGTATTATAAGTTTGAATATCAGGGTTCTTTCCGCGAAAATGGTATTGAAGTCAACAAAATCAAGGTGACGCCGCGCTCCTGGGGAGAAGGAGTTTACCGGGGTACGATTCACATTATCGAGAACGAGTGGAGCATTTACAGCCTCGATCTGCAAACTGTAAATACCGGTTTTACCATTGATATCAAGCAGGTTTACAGTCCGGTGCAGGATGTCTGGATGCCGGTCAACCAGCAATTTCATATTCGGGGAGGTATTTATGGTTTGAAGGGAAAAGGAGACTTTGTGATTTCACAATCTTTCAGCAATGTGAAAATTAACCCTACTTTCCGCCCGGATATCGTGGTCGTCGATAGTAAAAAAGAGAAAGATGAGGCCAAAAAAGTAAAGCTGAGCAACCGGGAGATCAAAACACAAAAACTGGAAGAAGTAGTAAGCAAGCAGAAGGAATTTTCTGCCAAAAATCTCCGGAAATTGATGAAGGAATACGAAAAGCAGGACCTGAAAGAGAAAGAGGAAAAAGGGGAAGATATCGACCTGAATTTTACAAGAAAAGATTCTACAGAGATCGATACGATGGCCAGCAGCCGTACAATGGCGTTTTGGGACTCGATACGCACTGTACCCCTTACCAATGCCGAAGTGAAAAGTTATACCCGGCTTGATAGTATTATCGTAATGAAGTCGGGGACTGAGGAGCAGAAAGACAGTCTGAAAACGGCCAAGTCGGATACGACAAAAAGTAATAAAAAAGGCGGCGGCGGCGGATCGGGATTCATCGGGGATATTTTCACAGGTACCAGTTTCGGCCTGGGAAAAAAGAGTCCGTGGCGTCTGGATTATGTGAGTCCTATTCTGGGCGCGCAGATCAATACGGTGGAAGGATTGGCTTTGCATGGAGGCGGATTTAAGTTGCGCTACAAGGTCGGGAACCTGAAGAAAAATATGGAGGGTGTCGAGATTAAAGAAAATGGCTCTGTAAAGCGTATTTCTTCGCGCGCAGGGCAGCAACTGTCTTTGAATGCACTGACGCGGTATTCATTTGCGAGGCAGAAACTAATGGTATTCGGAGGCGTTGATTACGGCTGGAAACGAATGAGTATTAATCTCTCGGGCGGGCAGACCGTTTCGCAATTTAACGGCGAACACCCCATGCACCCGCTGCTGAATACTTTCACGACGCTTTTTCTGGAAAGGAATTTTATCAAGATATACGAAAAGGATTTTGTCAGGCTCGACTTCAAGACCAACCGTGAAAACGAGCATTTTGAACTGAAAGCCAATATTGAATTCGCTGACCGTAGGCCGCTGCAAAATGTGCGGGATATGAACCCTTACAGCTGGATCGACTGGAACCGGCACGCATTTACCTCGAACATTCCTTTTAATGCGGAAAATGCAGATGAAAGCGGCACTACATCCTTTGAAATGAATCCTCACCAAGCGTTTACAATTGGTATTTCGGCGGCTTATAAACCCTGGCAGAAATACAGGATCAAGGGCGGAAAAACTACCTTTTACGATGACGATTCGCCGATTCTATCCATTAATTACCGAAAAGGGATCAGTACTATTTTTGGCAGCGATGTCGATTACGATTTTGTTCAGATCGGGATTCAGCATGGTTTTAAAACAGGCGTAAGAAGTAAACTAAGTTACAAGCTGGCCGCAGGTAAGTTTCTGAATGATAACGCGGTGCGTTTTCCGGACTATCAGCATTTTGCCGGTAATCGTTTTTTCTTCCAGTTCGGCGATCCGGTGAGCACGTTCAGGATGCTCGACTATTACAGATATTCCACTGCTACGCAGTTTGCGGAGGCACATGTTTTGAGTGAATTTCGCAAATTCCTTTTGACGCAGATTTCCTGGTTCCGGATTATGGGGATTAAGGAGAATTTCTTTCTGCATTATCTTGCTACGCCTTCCTCCAATAATTATACCGAGTTAGGTTATGGGCTTGATGTTGGTATCCGCTTTCCTTTCCGCATCGAGGTAGCCAACAGTTTTGAAGGTTTTAAGTACAAAAACACCGTTTTTCGCATCGGGACTACGATGAATATTAATCTGGGGCGGAATTGA